A portion of the Flavobacterium limnophilum genome contains these proteins:
- the rplC gene encoding 50S ribosomal protein L3, whose amino-acid sequence MSGLIGRKIGMTSIFDENGKNIPCTVIEAGPCVVTQVRTKGVDGYEALQLGFDDKNEKHSTKAAVGHFAKAGTVAKKKVVEFQDFATEQKLGDVIDVSIFEEGEFVDVQGVSKGKGFQGVVKRHGFGGVGQATHGQHNRLRAPGSVGASSYPSRVFKGMRMAGRMGGDNVKVQNLRVLKVVADKNLLVIKGCVPGCNNSYVIIQK is encoded by the coding sequence ATGTCTGGGTTAATCGGAAGAAAAATTGGCATGACAAGCATCTTTGACGAGAACGGGAAAAACATTCCTTGTACTGTTATTGAAGCTGGCCCATGTGTAGTTACCCAAGTCAGAACCAAAGGTGTTGACGGGTATGAAGCGTTGCAACTAGGTTTCGATGACAAAAACGAGAAACATTCCACTAAAGCGGCCGTTGGTCACTTTGCGAAAGCAGGAACTGTAGCTAAGAAAAAAGTCGTTGAATTCCAAGATTTTGCAACAGAACAAAAATTAGGAGACGTTATTGACGTTTCAATTTTTGAAGAAGGAGAATTTGTAGATGTGCAAGGTGTATCTAAAGGTAAAGGTTTTCAAGGGGTTGTGAAACGTCACGGTTTTGGTGGTGTTGGACAAGCAACTCACGGTCAACACAACCGTTTAAGAGCGCCAGGTTCTGTAGGAGCTTCATCTTATCCATCTAGAGTATTCAAAGGAATGCGTATGGCTGGAAGAATGGGAGGAGACAATGTAAAAGTTCAAAACCTTAGAGTTTTAAAAGTAGTGGCTGACAAGAACCTACTTGTTATTAAAGGATGTGTTCCTGGATGTAACAACTCTTATGTAATCATTCAGAAGTAA
- the rplD gene encoding 50S ribosomal protein L4: protein MEAKVLDFNGKDTGRKVQLSDSVFGIEPNNHAVYLDVKQYLANQRQGTHKAKERAEVAGSTRKIKKQKGTGTARAGSAKNPLFKGGGTVFGPRPRSYSFKLNKSLKRLARKSAFSIKAKEANIIVLEDFNFETPNTKNFINVLKALELENKKSLFVLGDSNKNVYLSSRNLKASNVISSSELSTYAILNTNTLVLLEGSLEVIEENLSK, encoded by the coding sequence ATGGAAGCAAAAGTATTAGATTTCAACGGAAAAGATACTGGAAGAAAAGTGCAACTTTCTGATTCAGTATTCGGTATAGAACCAAACAATCACGCAGTATATCTTGATGTTAAGCAATATCTTGCTAACCAACGTCAAGGAACGCACAAAGCTAAAGAAAGAGCTGAAGTAGCGGGAAGTACTCGTAAAATCAAAAAACAAAAAGGAACTGGTACTGCTCGTGCGGGTAGTGCAAAGAATCCATTGTTTAAAGGTGGTGGAACAGTTTTTGGGCCAAGACCAAGAAGTTATTCATTCAAATTGAATAAAAGCTTGAAAAGATTGGCAAGAAAATCTGCTTTCTCAATTAAAGCAAAAGAAGCGAATATTATCGTTCTTGAAGACTTCAATTTTGAAACACCAAACACTAAAAATTTCATTAACGTTTTGAAAGCTTTAGAGTTGGAGAATAAAAAATCTTTATTTGTGTTGGGCGATTCGAATAAAAATGTATATTTGTCGTCACGCAATTTAAAGGCGTCTAACGTGATAAGTAGTTCAGAATTAAGTACTTACGCAATTTTAAACACTAATACTTTAGTGCTTTTAGAAGGTTCGTTAGAGGTAATTGAAGAAAATTTAAGCAAATAA
- the rplW gene encoding 50S ribosomal protein L23 has translation MSIIIKPIVTEKVTKESEVLNRFGFVVDRKANKVQIKKAVEAAYGVNVLSVNTMNVRPDRTTKYTKSGLISGKTNAIKKAIVQVQEGETIDFYNNI, from the coding sequence ATGAGCATCATAATTAAACCTATAGTAACGGAAAAAGTAACCAAAGAAAGTGAAGTTTTAAACCGCTTCGGATTCGTTGTTGACAGAAAAGCAAACAAAGTACAAATTAAGAAAGCTGTTGAAGCTGCTTATGGAGTGAATGTTTTGAGTGTTAACACGATGAACGTAAGACCGGATAGAACTACAAAATACACTAAAAGTGGTCTTATCAGTGGAAAGACAAATGCAATCAAAAAAGCAATTGTACAAGTACAAGAAGGAGAAACAATTGATTTTTACAACAATATCTAA
- the rplB gene encoding 50S ribosomal protein L2: MSVRKLKPITPGQRFRVVNGYDAITTDKPERSLIAPIKNSGGRNSQGKMTMRYTGGGHKQRYRIIDFKRTKEGIPATVKSIEYDPNRTAFIALLAYADGEKTYVIAQNGLKVGQKLVSGPESQPEIGNTLPLSRVPLGTVISCIELRPGQGAVIARSAGTFAQLMARDGKYATIKMPSGETRLILLTCSATIGAVSNSDHQLVVSGKAGRTRWLGRRPRTRPVAMNPVDHPMGGGEGRSSGGHPRSRNGIPAKGYRTRSKKNPSNKYIVERRKK, encoded by the coding sequence ATGTCAGTAAGAAAATTAAAACCTATTACCCCAGGTCAGCGATTTAGAGTTGTGAATGGTTATGACGCCATTACAACTGATAAGCCGGAACGCTCTTTGATAGCGCCGATAAAAAACTCTGGAGGTAGAAATAGTCAAGGAAAGATGACCATGCGTTATACGGGTGGTGGTCACAAGCAGAGATATCGTATTATTGATTTCAAACGTACAAAAGAAGGAATTCCGGCTACAGTGAAATCAATCGAATATGATCCAAATCGTACTGCGTTTATCGCTTTATTAGCTTATGCTGATGGTGAGAAAACTTATGTTATTGCTCAAAACGGATTGAAAGTTGGTCAGAAATTAGTTTCTGGTCCAGAATCTCAACCTGAAATTGGAAATACATTACCTTTAAGTAGAGTTCCTCTTGGAACTGTAATTTCTTGTATCGAATTGAGACCAGGACAAGGGGCGGTAATTGCTCGTTCTGCTGGAACATTTGCTCAATTAATGGCAAGAGATGGAAAATATGCAACAATCAAAATGCCTTCTGGAGAAACAAGATTGATCTTGTTGACTTGTTCGGCTACAATTGGTGCGGTTTCTAATTCAGACCACCAATTAGTTGTATCTGGTAAAGCAGGTAGAACAAGATGGTTAGGTAGAAGACCGAGAACAAGACCTGTTGCAATGAACCCTGTCGATCACCCAATGGGTGGTGGTGAAGGACGTTCTTCTGGTGGACATCCACGCTCTAGAAACGGTATACCTGCTAAAGGTTATAGAACACGTTCTAAGAAAAACCCGAGTAACAAGTACATTGTAGAACGTAGAAAGAAATAA
- the rpsS gene encoding 30S ribosomal protein S19, with product MARSLKKGPFVHYKLEKKVEENIAGGNKGVVKTWSRASMITPDFVGQTIAVHNGRQFVPVYVTENMVGHKLGEFSPTRSFRGHAGAKNKGKK from the coding sequence ATGGCACGTTCATTAAAAAAAGGACCTTTCGTTCATTATAAGTTAGAAAAGAAAGTTGAAGAAAACATTGCCGGTGGTAATAAAGGAGTGGTTAAGACTTGGTCTAGAGCTTCCATGATTACTCCAGACTTTGTTGGACAGACTATCGCAGTTCATAACGGTCGTCAATTTGTACCAGTTTACGTAACAGAAAACATGGTAGGTCACAAATTAGGAGAGTTTTCACCAACTAGATCTTTTAGAGGTCATGCTGGAGCAAAAAATAAAGGTAAAAAATAA
- the rplV gene encoding 50S ribosomal protein L22, with amino-acid sequence MGVRKRETADARKEANKSLAFAKLNNCPTSPRKMRLVADLVRGQKVERALNILRFSSKEASRKLEKLVLSVIANWQAKNPDANMEEAGLFVKTITVDGGMMLKRLRPAPQGRAHRIRKRSNHVTIVLGAINDNTQAK; translated from the coding sequence ATGGGAGTTCGTAAAAGAGAAACAGCAGATGCAAGAAAAGAGGCTAACAAGTCACTAGCTTTTGCAAAATTGAATAACTGCCCTACTTCACCTAGAAAAATGCGCTTAGTAGCAGATCTAGTAAGAGGTCAGAAGGTAGAAAGAGCACTAAATATTTTAAGATTTAGTTCTAAAGAAGCTTCAAGAAAATTAGAAAAATTGGTTTTATCTGTTATTGCCAACTGGCAAGCAAAAAACCCAGACGCTAATATGGAAGAAGCAGGCTTATTCGTAAAAACTATCACTGTAGATGGTGGAATGATGTTGAAAAGACTTCGTCCAGCTCCACAAGGTAGAGCACACAGAATTAGAAAACGTTCAAACCACGTAACAATCGTGTTAGGAGCTATTAATGATAACACACAAGCAAAATAA
- the rpsC gene encoding 30S ribosomal protein S3 — translation MGQKTNPIGNRLGIIRGWDSNWYGGNDYGDKLAEDFKIRKYIHARLSKASVSKVIIERTLKLVTVTITTARPGIIIGKGGQEVDKLKEELKKVTDKEVQINIFEIKRPELDAYLVATSICRQIESRISYRRAIKMAIAASMRMNAEGIKVLISGRLNGAEMARSEGFKEGRIPLSTFRADIDYALAEAHTTYGRMGIKVWIMKGEVYGKRDLSPLAGMDKKQSGTGGGKGGDSPRGDRKPFNKGGKPDARKRK, via the coding sequence ATGGGACAAAAGACAAATCCAATTGGAAATAGACTTGGTATCATCAGAGGATGGGACTCTAACTGGTATGGTGGAAATGACTACGGCGATAAACTTGCCGAAGATTTCAAAATCAGAAAGTATATCCATGCTCGTTTATCAAAAGCTAGTGTATCGAAAGTAATCATCGAGAGAACTTTGAAACTTGTAACCGTTACTATCACTACTGCTAGACCTGGTATTATTATCGGAAAAGGTGGCCAAGAGGTAGACAAGTTGAAAGAAGAACTTAAGAAAGTTACTGACAAAGAGGTTCAAATCAACATCTTTGAAATAAAAAGACCTGAACTTGACGCGTATCTAGTTGCCACAAGCATCTGTCGTCAAATCGAAAGCCGTATTTCTTACAGACGTGCAATCAAAATGGCTATTGCTGCCTCTATGCGTATGAACGCTGAAGGTATCAAAGTTTTGATTTCTGGTCGTTTGAATGGTGCTGAGATGGCTCGTTCAGAAGGTTTCAAAGAAGGAAGGATTCCTCTATCAACTTTCAGGGCTGATATTGATTATGCTTTGGCTGAAGCACATACTACTTATGGTAGAATGGGTATCAAAGTATGGATCATGAAAGGTGAAGTTTATGGAAAGAGAGATCTTTCTCCACTTGCAGGAATGGATAAAAAACAATCTGGAACTGGTGGTGGTAAAGGTGGCGATTCTCCTAGAGGAGACAGAAAACCTTTTAATAAAGGTGGAAAACCAGACGCTCGTAAAAGAAAGTAA
- the rplP gene encoding 50S ribosomal protein L16 produces the protein MLQPKRTKYRKVQKGKMKGNSQRGHELSNGMFGIKSVHEDGMFLTSRQIEAARIAATRYMKREGQLWIKIFPDKPITKKPLEVRMGKGKGAVEYWAAVVRPGRIMFEVGGVPLSVAKEALRLAAQKLPCKTKFVVARDFEA, from the coding sequence ATGTTACAACCTAAAAGAACAAAATACCGTAAGGTACAAAAGGGTAAAATGAAAGGGAATTCCCAAAGAGGGCACGAACTTTCTAATGGAATGTTTGGTATTAAATCTGTTCACGAAGATGGAATGTTCTTGACTTCACGTCAAATCGAGGCTGCGCGTATCGCTGCAACTCGTTACATGAAAAGAGAAGGACAATTATGGATCAAAATATTTCCAGACAAACCAATCACAAAGAAACCTCTTGAGGTACGTATGGGTAAAGGTAAAGGAGCAGTTGAGTATTGGGCTGCCGTTGTTAGACCCGGAAGAATTATGTTTGAAGTAGGAGGAGTACCTTTGTCAGTTGCAAAAGAGGCGTTACGTCTTGCAGCTCAAAAGCTTCCTTGTAAAACTAAATTCGTTGTTGCTAGAGATTTCGAAGCATAA
- the rpmC gene encoding 50S ribosomal protein L29, which yields MKQSEIKDLSAAELQEKLNQTKKVYADLKMAHAISPIENPLQIRSVRRTVARLATELTKRELQ from the coding sequence ATGAAACAATCAGAAATAAAAGATCTTTCTGCAGCAGAGTTGCAAGAAAAACTTAACCAAACTAAGAAGGTATATGCCGACTTAAAAATGGCTCACGCTATTTCTCCAATTGAGAATCCGCTTCAAATTAGAAGTGTAAGAAGAACAGTTGCTAGATTAGCTACAGAACTTACAAAAAGAGAGTTACAATAA
- the rpsQ gene encoding 30S ribosomal protein S17, producing the protein MEEKRNLRKERVGVVTSDKMDKSIVVAQVTKVKHPLYGKFVLKTKKYHAHDENNDCNIGDTVRISETRPLSKTKCWRLVEIIERAK; encoded by the coding sequence ATGGAAGAAAAAAGAAATTTAAGAAAAGAAAGAGTTGGGGTTGTTACTTCAGACAAAATGGATAAATCCATTGTTGTTGCACAAGTAACAAAGGTAAAACACCCACTATACGGTAAGTTCGTGTTGAAAACTAAAAAGTATCACGCACACGACGAAAATAACGACTGTAACATTGGAGATACTGTAAGGATTAGCGAAACGCGTCCTTTAAGTAAAACTAAATGTTGGAGGTTAGTTGAAATCATTGAAAGAGCTAAATAA
- the rplN gene encoding 50S ribosomal protein L14 codes for MVQQESRLKVADNTGAKEVLTIRVLGGTKRRYASVGDKIVVSIKDATPNGNVKKGAVSTAVVVRTKKEVRRADGSYIRFDDNACVLLNAAGEMRGTRVFGPVARELREKQFMKIVSLAPEVL; via the coding sequence ATGGTACAACAAGAATCAAGACTAAAAGTAGCAGATAACACGGGAGCAAAAGAAGTTTTAACTATCCGTGTTTTAGGAGGTACCAAAAGAAGGTATGCCTCTGTTGGTGACAAGATTGTAGTTTCTATCAAAGATGCAACTCCAAACGGAAACGTAAAAAAAGGAGCTGTTTCAACTGCAGTTGTTGTACGTACCAAAAAAGAAGTGAGAAGAGCCGATGGTTCTTATATCCGTTTCGATGATAATGCATGTGTTCTTTTGAATGCTGCAGGAGAAATGAGAGGAACTCGTGTTTTTGGTCCAGTAGCAAGAGAACTTCGTGAAAAACAATTCATGAAAATTGTATCATTAGCACCAGAAGTGCTTTAA
- the rplX gene encoding 50S ribosomal protein L24, producing the protein MIKLKIKSGDIVRVIAGDHKGAEGKVLRVYKEKNKAIVEGVNMVSKHTKPSAKSPQGGIVKKEASIQISNISLIDPKTKETTRVGIRVEGDKKVRFSKKSNQVL; encoded by the coding sequence ATGATAAAGCTAAAAATAAAATCAGGTGACATTGTAAGAGTTATCGCTGGTGACCATAAAGGTGCTGAAGGTAAAGTATTACGTGTGTACAAGGAAAAAAACAAAGCAATTGTTGAAGGTGTAAACATGGTTTCAAAACACACGAAACCGAGTGCAAAAAGCCCTCAAGGTGGTATTGTAAAAAAGGAAGCTTCTATACAAATTTCCAACATATCTCTAATTGATCCTAAAACTAAGGAAACAACTAGAGTTGGAATTAGAGTTGAAGGAGATAAGAAAGTAAGATTTTCAAAAAAATCTAATCAAGTACTATAG
- the rplE gene encoding 50S ribosomal protein L5, with protein sequence MAYIPRLKEEYKSRVISALKEEFGYVNVMQVPKLEKIVLSKGVGAAVSDKKLIDYAVEELTKITGQKAVSTISKKDVASFKLRKGMPIGAKVTLRGERMYEFLDRLVTSALPRVRDFSGIKATGFDGRGNYNLGVLEQIIFPEIDIDKVNKISGMDITFVTSAKTDKEAKSLLAELGLPFKKN encoded by the coding sequence ATGGCATATATACCTAGACTAAAAGAAGAATATAAGAGTAGAGTTATCTCTGCTCTTAAAGAAGAATTCGGATACGTAAACGTAATGCAAGTTCCAAAATTGGAAAAAATCGTTTTAAGTAAAGGAGTTGGTGCAGCTGTATCTGACAAAAAACTAATCGACTATGCAGTTGAGGAGTTAACAAAGATCACTGGACAGAAAGCAGTATCTACAATTTCAAAGAAAGACGTTGCGTCATTCAAATTGAGAAAAGGGATGCCTATTGGAGCAAAAGTTACTTTGCGTGGAGAAAGAATGTACGAATTTTTAGATAGATTGGTTACTTCTGCTTTGCCACGTGTTAGAGATTTCAGTGGAATCAAAGCTACTGGATTTGACGGAAGAGGAAACTATAACCTTGGTGTTTTGGAGCAAATCATTTTCCCAGAAATTGATATTGACAAAGTAAACAAAATATCAGGTATGGACATTACTTTTGTTACTTCTGCTAAAACAGACAAGGAAGCAAAGTCACTATTGGCTGAATTAGGATTACCTTTTAAAAAGAATTAA
- the rpsN gene encoding 30S ribosomal protein S14, with amino-acid sequence MAKESMKAREVKREKTVAKYAEKRKALKEAGDSVGLQKLPKNASPVRLHNRCKLTGRPRGYIRQFGISRVTFREMANNGLIPGVKKASW; translated from the coding sequence ATGGCTAAAGAATCAATGAAAGCCCGTGAGGTGAAGAGAGAAAAAACGGTAGCAAAGTATGCTGAGAAAAGAAAAGCTTTGAAAGAAGCTGGAGATTCAGTAGGTTTACAAAAATTACCAAAAAATGCTTCACCGGTTCGTTTGCACAATCGTTGCAAATTAACAGGAAGACCAAGAGGTTATATTCGTCAATTTGGTATTTCACGTGTAACATTCCGTGAAATGGCAAATAATGGATTAATTCCAGGTGTTAAAAAAGCATCTTGGTAA
- the rpsH gene encoding 30S ribosomal protein S8, producing the protein MYTDPIADYLTRVRNAVAANHKVVEIPASNLKKEITKILFDQGYILSYKFEENTVQGSIKIALKYDKDTKESVIKDIQRISKPGLRKYSGSSSIPRILNGLGIAIVSTSKGLMTGKQAKQLNVGGEVICYVY; encoded by the coding sequence ATGTATACAGATCCTATTGCAGATTATTTGACGAGAGTTAGAAACGCTGTGGCTGCAAACCACAAAGTTGTCGAAATTCCAGCATCTAATCTAAAAAAAGAAATAACTAAGATCTTATTTGATCAAGGATATATCTTAAGTTACAAATTTGAAGAGAACACTGTTCAGGGTTCCATCAAAATCGCTTTGAAGTATGATAAAGATACTAAAGAGTCAGTAATCAAAGATATCCAAAGAATTAGTAAACCAGGTTTACGTAAGTATTCAGGTTCTTCAAGCATCCCAAGAATCCTTAACGGATTAGGAATTGCCATTGTTTCAACTTCAAAAGGTCTTATGACTGGGAAACAAGCCAAGCAATTAAATGTAGGTGGTGAAGTAATTTGTTACGTATACTAA
- the rplF gene encoding 50S ribosomal protein L6, producing the protein MSRIGKNPVVVPAGVTVEVANGIITVKGKNGQLTQEYSDVTVTVEGDQVQVDRSSDHKDQRAKHGLYRSLINNMIIGVTEGFTKELELVGVGYRASNQGQKLDLALGFSHNIVLEIAPEVKLETISEKGKNPIVKLTSFDKQLLGQVAAKIRGFRKPEPYKGKGVKFVGEVLRRKAGKSA; encoded by the coding sequence ATGTCAAGAATAGGTAAAAATCCCGTTGTAGTCCCTGCCGGTGTAACTGTTGAAGTTGCAAATGGTATTATTACAGTAAAAGGAAAAAATGGTCAACTTACACAGGAATATTCAGATGTTACTGTAACAGTTGAAGGAGATCAAGTTCAAGTGGACAGATCATCTGATCACAAAGACCAAAGAGCAAAACACGGTTTGTACAGATCTTTAATCAATAATATGATTATCGGTGTGACTGAAGGTTTTACTAAAGAATTAGAATTGGTAGGAGTTGGTTATAGAGCTTCAAACCAAGGACAAAAATTAGATTTAGCTCTTGGATTCTCTCACAATATTGTTTTGGAAATTGCTCCAGAAGTGAAATTGGAAACTATATCTGAAAAAGGAAAGAACCCAATTGTAAAATTAACATCATTTGACAAACAACTTTTAGGTCAAGTAGCTGCGAAAATCAGAGGTTTCCGTAAGCCAGAACCATACAAAGGAAAAGGTGTTAAATTTGTAGGTGAAGTATTAAGAAGAAAAGCAGGTAAATCAGCGTAA
- the rplR gene encoding 50S ribosomal protein L18, which translates to MSLTKPERRQRIRFRIRKTISGTATNPRLSVFRSNKEIYAQLIDDVNGVTLLAASSREKEIGKGTNVEVATAVGKLVAEKALKAGIEVVTFDRGGYLYHGRIKSLAEGARAAGLKF; encoded by the coding sequence ATGTCATTAACAAAACCTGAAAGAAGACAGAGAATCAGATTCAGAATTAGAAAAACAATTAGTGGTACTGCCACTAATCCAAGACTTTCTGTATTTAGAAGTAACAAAGAAATTTATGCTCAACTTATTGATGACGTAAACGGAGTTACTTTATTGGCTGCTTCTTCAAGAGAAAAAGAAATAGGAAAAGGTACAAACGTGGAAGTTGCAACAGCAGTTGGAAAACTTGTTGCTGAAAAAGCGTTAAAAGCCGGGATTGAAGTAGTAACTTTCGATAGAGGAGGTTATTTGTATCACGGTCGTATTAAATCATTAGCGGAAGGCGCGAGAGCGGCTGGACTTAAATTCTAA
- the rpsE gene encoding 30S ribosomal protein S5, producing MSNSKYKNVELVKPSGLELKDRLVSVNRVTKVTKGGRAFGFSAIVVVGDENGVVGHGLGKSKDVSEAIAKAVEDAKKNLVKIPLNGQSVPHEQKGKFGGARVFLIPASHGTGVIAGGAVRSVLESVGIHDVLSKSQGSSNPHNVVKATFDALLQMRSAYTVAKQRGVSLEKVFKG from the coding sequence ATGTCTAATAGTAAATACAAGAATGTAGAGCTAGTAAAACCAAGTGGTCTTGAATTGAAAGATCGTTTGGTAAGTGTTAATCGTGTTACTAAAGTTACAAAGGGTGGTAGAGCATTTGGTTTTTCTGCTATTGTAGTTGTAGGTGATGAAAATGGAGTAGTTGGTCACGGATTAGGAAAATCTAAAGACGTTTCTGAAGCAATTGCGAAAGCAGTGGAAGATGCAAAGAAAAATTTAGTAAAAATTCCTTTGAATGGTCAGTCTGTTCCTCACGAACAAAAAGGTAAATTTGGTGGAGCTCGTGTGTTCTTGATTCCTGCCTCTCATGGTACTGGAGTTATTGCAGGTGGAGCTGTTCGTTCAGTACTTGAGTCAGTTGGAATACATGATGTATTGTCAAAATCTCAAGGATCATCAAATCCTCACAACGTGGTAAAAGCAACTTTTGATGCTTTATTACAAATGAGAAGTGCTTATACTGTTGCAAAACAAAGAGGCGTTTCTTTAGAAAAAGTTTTTAAAGGTTAA
- the rpmD gene encoding 50S ribosomal protein L30, with product MAKLLVKQVRSKINCPLTQKRGLEALGLRKMGQVVEHDSNPTILGMINKVKHLVSVEEAK from the coding sequence ATGGCTAAATTATTAGTAAAACAAGTTAGAAGCAAAATCAACTGTCCCCTTACTCAAAAAAGAGGATTAGAGGCTTTAGGTCTTCGTAAAATGGGTCAAGTTGTAGAACACGATTCAAATCCAACTATCCTTGGAATGATAAATAAAGTTAAACACTTAGTTTCTGTTGAAGAAGCTAAATAA
- the rplO gene encoding 50S ribosomal protein L15: protein MNLSNLQPAEGSTHNQNKRLGRGEGSGKGGTASRGHKGAKSRSGYSKKIGFEGGQMPLQRRVPKFGFTNINRKEYEGVNLDTLQLLVDNGIVTDAVDMTVYVANRLATKNEIVKILGRGELKAKLTVTAHKFTATAKAAIEAAGGEAVTI, encoded by the coding sequence ATGAATTTAAGTAACTTACAACCTGCTGAAGGGTCAACACACAATCAAAATAAAAGATTGGGTAGAGGAGAAGGTTCTGGAAAAGGTGGTACCGCTTCACGTGGACACAAAGGAGCAAAATCTCGTTCTGGTTATTCTAAAAAGATTGGTTTTGAAGGTGGACAAATGCCGCTTCAAAGACGTGTGCCTAAGTTTGGTTTCACAAACATCAATCGTAAAGAATACGAAGGTGTGAATCTTGACACGCTTCAATTATTGGTGGATAATGGTATCGTAACTGATGCAGTTGACATGACTGTTTATGTTGCTAACCGTTTGGCTACCAAAAATGAAATCGTTAAGATTTTAGGAAGAGGAGAATTGAAAGCAAAATTAACAGTAACTGCCCACAAATTTACTGCTACTGCAAAAGCTGCTATTGAAGCTGCTGGTGGAGAAGCTGTAACCATTTAA